The region TCGTCTTGCCGGCGCCGGGCGTCGCGGCCGCGAGGAAGTCGCGCGGCTCGGTCTCGAAGTACTGGGTGAGCGCCTCCTGCTGCCACGCGCGGAGCGGCTGCGCCGTGCCCCACGGGGCGCGATCGGGGTAGAGCGGCGGCAGGTTGTCGGCCGCCCACGAGCCGAAGTGGCCGCCGTCTGCGGGGCCCTCGGGGCGCGCGATCGGCTGGCTGGTCACTCGCTCCATCGTAGGCGCGACCGCCGACGCGGGCGCCGTCGCGCGTGTCGCGTCAGGGCGCCGGGAGCAGCTCGACGGAGTCGGCGACCGCGTCGAGCTCGGCGTCGTCGACCTCGGCCTCGCCGCCCGAGTAGGCGATCGCGATCGCGTGGCCGTCGCGGTCGTCGACCGCCACGACCCACATGCCGTCGGAGGCGGCGTCGCCGCTCCCGAACGTGAAGTCGACCCGCACGGCGCTCGACGCGCCGGGCACCTCGATGTCCTCCTGCGAGAGGATGCGGAAGTCCTCGATCTCGGTCTGCGCTTGCGCGATGAAGATGGAGACGCCGGCGCGGGCGCCGTGGAAGCTGCCGAAGCCGTCGGAGATCGCGATCGCCTCGTAGGTCGGGGTGTCCGTCGCGGCGTAGCGGAGCGTGAAGGTCTGGTCGCCGCCCGTCCGCTCCCACCCCTCCGGCACCGTGACGGATGCGCGGCCGAGCACGCCGCGCTCGCTCGGCTGGGCGGGGACGGGGGCGACGCTCGGCTCCGCCGCTTCCGCAGACGCGGTGACCTCGGTCACCGCGGTCGGCTCGGCGCTCGGCGATGGCGCGGGCGGGGGCTGCACGCAGCCCGTCAGCAGCAGCGCCGCTCCCAGCGTCGTCGCGATCGTCGTGCGGCCCCGGCTCGTCAGCATCGTCGGCGCTCCCCTCGTCCCCCATGACGGTAGCCCCGCATCCGCCGTGTCCGCTCGACTCGCAGGCACCCCGTGCCATCTCAGGCGAGCGCGCCTAGGCTGACCGCATGCACTACCTGCTCGGATTGGCTGCCCTCCTGATCGGCGTCGTGATCGCGACCCGCCGCACGCGGCCCACGTGGTTCGTCGTGCTCACCGCCGTGCTCATCGGCATCGGCGCGCTGCTCGCGGTGCTGAGCTACGCGCGCGTCACCGACTCGCTCGGCCTCGTCGCCAACAACGTGCTCGGCTGGACGTACGTCGGCCTCTCGATCATCACGATGCTCTCGGCGGTGTTCGTGCTCGAGCGGCGCGGCGAGTTCGGCGAGGAGCTGCCGCCGCTCATCGGCGACAACCCGCTCGACGGCGACACCGACGACAGCGACGACCTGCCGCCCGGCCAGCCGCACCCCGACTTCGCAGATGCCGCCGCGGAGCGCGCGCGGCAGCAGGCGGAGGCTCGCAGCCGCGCCGAGGCGCGCGGCTCGGCTGGCCTCTCGGCCGGGGTCGCCGGTGGCGCGGGCGCTGCGGCGGCGACGGCCGCGGCGTTCGGCGACGGCGTCGTGCCGACGGCCGACGAGCTCGGCTCCGACCCGGCCGCGAACCGCGGCGGCACGCTCGCGAGTGACGCGGTCGCGGGCGAGTCGACCGGCGCGGGCGCGGCGCAGCCGGAGGCCGGCACGCGCGGCGGCACCATCCCCGAGGTGCACCCGGGCGACACCGAGGCGCCGCGCGGCTACTCCCCCGCGCCCGAGGAGGGCCACCAGGGGCGCGATGAGGACGCCGCAGACGCGGGCGCCGGCTACCGGCCCGGGCCGAGCGAGGACGCGCAGGACGGCACCGCCGTCATCGGCGCCGACCCCGACATCCACACGCCCGCTGACGAGACCGACGTCGAAGCGGCGCCCGAGGGCCGCGCCGACGACGCGGCCCAGCACGGCGAGCGCGAGACGGACGCGCCCGAGCGCGACTGACGCATCCGCCCGTCTTCCGCAGACAGCACGACGCCCGCCGGAGCTCCGGCGGGCGTCGTGCTGTCTGGAAGAGGCTAGGCCGTCTCCTCGCCCTTCTCGTCGACCTCCTCGACCCACGAGGGCGGCTCGTCGCGGCCGGCCTCCTCGTCCTCCTCGGCCTGCTCGGCGGTCTCCTGCACGATGCCCTGCGCGTGGTGCGTCGGCGCGTAGATCGCGTAGAGCCGCAGCGGCTCGTCGCCGGTGTTCTCGACGTCGTGCCACGTGCCCTCGGGCACCTGGATGCTCCAGCCGTCGCTGACCTCGGTCTCGGTCAGGTCGTCCTTGGTGGGGCCCATCTTGGCGACGCCCTTGCCCTGGTCGATGCGCAGGAACTGGTCGGTGCCCTTGTGCACCTCGAGCCCGATCGAGTCGCCCGGCTCGATCGACATGAGCGTGACCTGGAGGTGCTTGCCCGTCCAGGCGACGTGGCGGTATGCCCCGTTCTCGACCGTGGCGGTCTCGATGTCGAAG is a window of Agrococcus sp. Marseille-Q4369 DNA encoding:
- a CDS encoding cupin domain-containing protein, which codes for MDIKDNGPNPNVFDIETATVENGAYRHVAWTGKHLQVTLMSIEPGDSIGLEVHKGTDQFLRIDQGKGVAKMGPTKDDLTETEVSDGWSIQVPEGTWHDVENTGDEPLRLYAIYAPTHHAQGIVQETAEQAEEDEEAGRDEPPSWVEEVDEKGEETA